TCCGACTTCTTTCAATAAACAAAAAAAGCGCCGTGCTAAAATCTTTAGCACAGCACTGTAAATTGTATAAATTTTTATCAAAACGGGCATTTTGATAAAACCGGCTCACAGCTTGAAACGATTCAACGCATCGGAAACGGAATCTTTTATAAGCAATGCGAGCTTATCTATTATCAGCCTCGGGTCTTCCTTCATATCGCCTTTTATCCAGTCAAGCATTATCCCTATGAACACATACGAATATATCCGTGCGATAAACTCCTTATCCTCATCACGCACGGTTATTCCTGTTGACTGCTCATCTATTACGCCCATTATCAGCCCGTCTGTGAGCGGTTTCAGATATTTTTCCACCTGCTCACGATCGACACAGCGGTAGACATTCATAACAAACGGTTTATTTGCAAGCACAGCCTCAAATATATTCAGAAAACCCTCCTGCCAGGTATCGTGGGTCTTCTTTTCTTCAAGTGCTTTTCTTGCGTCTTCAAGACATGACCATTCCACAAGGTCGTAAATATCCTTAAAATGATAATAGAAGGTCATCCGGTTTATGCCGCAATCCTCGGTAATATCGTTTATCGTTATCTTGGTAAGCGGTTTTTTCAGAAGAAGATTTTTAAGTGACTGCTCGAGTGCCCTTTTAGTTACCTCAGACATTTTACCCTCCGGAGTATTACTTTCTGACGCATTATACCGACAGTGAAATCTGTTCGTATCACGCAATTCTGTCTGATTATATTTTAGCACATTTTCATAAAATTTCAAGTAAAAGCTGAGTTTCTGTTTTTAATACGCTGTTATTTATACTGCGTCTTGCGGTGCGGATACCGTTTTGTACGGATTGCACCGGATAAACCGAAACGGACAGCCGTGAAGCTGTCCGTAAATCTTATCTGTAATTTTTAACGCTTATCATCCTTTGACTTTCTGTTGCTGATGACCGAGCCTGCAATAATTCCTCCTACAAGGACTGCCGCACCTGCTGTGCTTAACACTATCCAGCCGGGGAATGCGTTGCTTTCCGCTGTCTGTCCTGCAATAAGTCCGTTCTGTGCCATTTCTGCTCTTGCATTACTGCCGTTGTCAACGGGCGATTGAGCGGACGCATAAATGCTTACCGTGATTAATGTAGTTGCAAGTGCAGCTATTGTCGTGATTGTTTTTAATAGTTTTGTCATAATTTTCAGTCCTTTCATAGTTTTACGTTTCATTGATGTAATGTAAGGTGTATTTTCTTTCCTATTTTTAGTATAGCACATAAAAACTGCAAGTCAATATTTATGACAAAACTGTAACTATTTTGTTACCGGTTTGTAACCTTTTTCGGCCGTTCGGCAGGTGCATCAACTGCCGAACATTTACCTGCGGACGAATGAGGGCTTTCATTATACAGAAAAGCGGCTGACAGCCCAAAAAAGCATCAGCCGCATAACAGATATAATTGTATAACCCGTATATACATTATTAATCAAGCAATACAGTTAAGTCATAACCGAAGCATATCAGACACGCCGCTATATACAGAATCGGATTTGAAATAATGACAATTAACCGTTCTAAACCCGTTCTGCACTTTCGCAGAAAATAAAATGTTGATAAAATAACGAACAAGAAAATAGCACACCATGCATAATAGATAGAATCCAACAGTTCGTTCAGAAGACAAGCAATAAAGATAAAAACTAAAGAAATTGTCGGCACAATAGCCCTGTCTTTAAGATAAAAGTTTGTATCAGTTTTGGTGATCAGAGTAATTACTATCGGAAGAAATCCGCCAAGTAGAGCGCTGAACAAACAGCCGAGCCTTAAAGCGTTTAATTCTTTGCCAATAGAAAAAATGATAAAAGAAGTTCCGAATATCAGACATATTAATATCGGGAAAAACAAAGAACCGATAATCTTTCTGCTTGTAAAATTATGCTTCATGAAGCCTCCTATACCGAAACACTACAGTTTAGTTTTTTTGCAGACTAATCTTGTCAATTTCGCCAGAGCGAAAGAGGGCAATTGTACAACAAGCATTTCTAATACTATAATTACCGCATCGGTAAAAACATCGGGATTAAAAAATGGGGAACTTCCACTATGGAGATAGTATAATAAATACACCCCCTCGTTTTCGAATATCAAGACAAACAGAAATGTAATAACCGCACCGCAGAATATTACGTATACGGGCAAATCAAAACAAAGAACCGCCAGATACGTTATAAGTATTACCGCAACGAATGAGCAAGCTATCTGGATGTCATCAAAACTGCCGTCCATAACGTACATAATAGAATGAATAAGTATATGCATTAGCAACACCAATACTTGCATCCCGATACCTAAACTTATGTTTTTTGCAATCTTCATTTAATCCTCCTGTCTGTCGAGGTTGAATCAGATAGTATAGCATCTGTAAGATATGTTCTTTTTCCTGATTTCAATATATCATGCAAAAAAAGGTAAGTCAATATTTATGACAAAACTGTAACTATTTTGTTACCGGTTTGTAACCTTTAGAATCATTCCAAAAGTGTGTATGTATCAAGAATAAAGCTTCCGCTTGCAACGTTGACATTAATATTTGCTTCGGCATTTCCGTATGAAATACTGCCGCTTCCTGTAAGTTTTTCATTTCTTCCGTCAAGACCGATTTTTATCGAACCCGAAGCAACACTGTATGTTACCTGTGCCCCTGTGTCCTTTGGTATGGAGATATGCGCCTTTCCGCTTGCTACTTTTGCATCTGTGCCTGTAATCTTTTCTGCACAGCCAAGCGTAAGCGAACCCGATGTAACATTTGTGTACAGTTCACCGCCGCCTGCATTCAGTGAAGTGATTTTACCGGAGGTAAGACTGTATTTGCTCTTTTCGCTTATGAATCCGTCAAGTGTAATCTTACCGCTGAGTACCGATACATTTACATTTGTGTGTTTATGAGTTCTTGAAGATATATCAGCCAATCCCGATGATACATTAATATCAAAATTTTCTGCGGCAACACTTGAATTTATCTTACCGCTGTATAACTGAATTTTTGTACTTTTTTCAGTATGCGGCATATCTCCCGACAGCGAGCCTGAAGCTACCGTTACATCTGCATTTTCAAGCGTACCGTTATCTCTGTAGCTTTCGGGAAAAGATATTTCTATCTTTGTCGGAACGCTTGCAAGTGTAAAGAGTGAAAAGAATGAAAATCCTGATTTTTCTTTAATGTTAAGCGTACCGTCAGTGATATTACATTCTATTTTCTTGTTTTTATCCACCGTAACATAGCTTACCTTTACCTCGTTACCGTTGTTGTATGAAATATTTGCATTTGCACTGAGTACGCTTATATCAAGTCCTGAAAAAGTATCTGTAAAAGTAAACTCCTGCTTTTCTGAGTTTTTGTCGATTATGTTATTCATATACTTCTCTCCTTCAAGCAATGTCGGCAATGCCGTAACTGCACAGCCCAAAATTCCTAATGCCAGCAAAGCGGCTGATATTATCAGTATTATCTTTTTCATCAGAAACCTGCCTTTCTGCCTGCAAACGCTCTTACATGAAGTCTTGCTACCGCTTTTATCACACTTGCAAAACCTTTTATAACGTTTGGCGTGAACGGTGCCATAATTCCGCCGAGTCCAAGGATAACCATCCCTGCAAATACATTGAACATTCTGCCGAATAGAAGTGCCGTAACACTGTCAGAAACAAATGGCAGCATAACGGAAATGATACTTGCCACACCGGAAACAATAAAAGCAAACGCTACCGCAATATAAACTATAACAAGTGATGCCAACGTAGGCAATGCCCAGTCAAGCACAAACAGATCAAGCAGTATAACACCTGTTATCATTCCGCCGCTGATCTTGCCTGTATTGCTGTCAACCTGATTTACCCCGGCAGTGATATTCTGCACATTGCTATTACTGCTTTGTACATTTTCCGAATTCTCCCCGACATACTCCTTTACTATCTCAACGGGATCGCCGAGCTTTGCGCATATCTCGCTTTCGGTTTCACCGTTTTCCTCTCCCTCAGAGAAATGACGTTCAAAATCCTCTGCCATTTCCCCGAACGATAATGAATATTTCTCAGCCTGTGATTTCAGAGCCGCCATAAACTCTGCTTTAGTGTTGTAAGTCATAATTCAATTCCTTTCTTCAATCAATACCGAGTATCTTATTGACAGACTTATAGAAATCCGACCATTCGCTTATCTGTACCGACAGCTTCTTTCTGCCGATGTCGGTCAGCGAATAATACTTTCTTGAAGGACCCTCGCTTGATTCTACAAGATAGGAGGTGATGCACCCCTCGTCTTTAAGCCGTTTCATAAGCGGATAAATTGTTCCCTCTGTGATATGGATGCTCTCTGAAATTGCATTTACAAGCTCATAACCGTAGCAATCACGGTCTGACAGCAGAGCCAGTACGCACAGTTCCAGCGTTCCTCTTTTAAGTTGTGGATTCATACACCGCTCCTTTCTGTTTCGTTGTACTAAGTATAACACAATGTACCTTGCATTGCAAGGTAGCAAGCGTTAAATTATAGCCGAAATTATCGGCGGGATTTTGTGTATTCTGTACATAAGCATAAAAACCGCCGTGCGAAACACGGCGGTTCCAGACTGTAGAAAAAGTCTGTTTTTCCAAAAAAAGTGCTTGTTCTCAATCCCTAACCCCTTCCCCGTGGGAAGGGGCTGAGTGTGGGGCTGCCGCCCCTAGTCCAAGCAAGGATGCTTGCAGTCAGCCACACAAAGCCACTGCACGATGCAGTGGCACAAATGGCTGACGACCCGCATTGGGGCTACGCCCCAAACCCCATTTTCAAAAATATAGAGGTTTTTTGACAGATTGAACCGCCGTGCAAAACACGGCGGTTTTAGGTTGTAGAAAAAGTCTGTTTTTGAAGCAAACTTCTAAGCAATTACAATCCCCCACCATAGTTGGCTCGGTCAAGCCAAGCAACAGAACCTCACCCTTTTTCGAGGGCGGGCATGGATGCCCGAAGTTGAACGCCCAAAGTTTTGCAGGACGCAAAACAAACAGAGCGTTCATTAAAAGGCAAGGGTGATAGAGCTTTTCGAGGGATAGTGCGAATGTGAAAGCATATCAATGCATATAAATGTTGGCATTACGAAAAGTGGGTGGGATAGTGCGGTTTTGGAGGGGTTGGTGTGGCAATCCCTCCGGTAGACGCCCGAATTTTTTCGGGCGACAGCACCTCACCTTTGACAAGGGAGGCAAGTTTAGTGCGAAGCAAAGGATAGTGCGGTTTTGGAAGGGTTGGCGATGTATTTCACAGTGCAGCTATAATAACAATAGTTTTTTTGACAGATTGAACCGCCGTGTTTCGCACGGCGGTTCAAAGTTTATCTGATTGTTTTTGATTACTTGATAACTCTTACAGAAATCACAGCTTCTCCTGCTCTTATCTTGTCGGCTACGCTGTCTGCATTGCCCTTAACGTCAAGAACCGTATAAGCATAGTCCTTCTTTGACTTGCTCTCCATGTTCTCAATGTTCATACCTGCCTCAGTGATGCAGGTTGTAATCTTTGCGATAAGACCTTCAACATTCTTGTGGATAACGCAAATCTTTGCGTCACCCGCCATAGCCATTGAAACGTTGGGGAGGTTTACGCTGTTTACAATGTTGCCGTTCTCAAGATAATCCTTGATTTCGTTTGCAGCCATAACAGCACAGTTATCTTCACTTTCGGGAGTGGAAGCTCCGAGGTGAGGAAGTGCAACAACACCGTCAACACCGAGTATCTTGTCGCCGGGGAAGTCGGTAACATAAGCCGACATACCGCCGTTTGCGAGAGCTTCAACAACTGCGTCCTCGTTAACAAGACCGCCTCTTGCGAAGTTCATAATGCGGACGTTCTTCTTCATTGTCTTGATAACGTCTGCGTTTATCATATCCTTTGTTTCGGGAGTAAGCGGAACGTGTACTGTGATATAGTCGCAGGTTTCGAAAATTTCCTTGTTGCTCTTTACATACTTAACCTTGTTTGAAAGGTTGAGAGCGCCCTGTACAGAAAGGAACGGGTCTGCACCTATAACTTCCATACCCAGCTCAGCGGCTGCGTTTGCAACTAATGCGCCGATTGCGCCAAGACCTATGACACCGAGCTTCTTGCCCTTTATCTCAGGACCTACGAACTGGCTCTTGCCTTTTTCAACAAGCTTGCCTACTTCGTCGCCCTTGCCCTTTAAGGTCTTTGCCCAGTCGATAGCGGCTGTGACCTTACGGCTGCTGATGAGCAGACCGAGTATTACAAGCTCCTTTACTGCGTTTGCGTTGGCACCGGGAGTATTGAATACTACGATACCCTTTTCACTGCACTTGTCAACGGGAATATTGTTTACGCCTGCACCGGCTCTTGCGATAGCGAGTAAATCATCGCCAAGCTCCATTTCGTGCATAGAAGCGGAACGAACGAGTATTGCCTGCGGATTGTCTATATCGTCGCCTACCGTGTACTTGCTTCTGTCAAGAAGGTCTGTACCGCAAGCGGCAATCTTATTTAATGTCTTTACGTTGTACATTGGTATATCCTCCTGTACCTATACGGTTATAATCAAGCGTTTTCGGCTTCAAACTTCTTCATGAACTCAACGAGCTTTTCAACACCCTCGATAGGCATAGCGTTGTAGATAGAAGCTCTCATACCGCCTACGGTTCTGTGACCCTTGAGGTTTACAAAGCCTGCTGCTGTAGCTTCCTTTACGAACTTTGCGTCAAGCTCCTCGTTGCCTGTTACGAAAGGTACGTTCATCAGCGAACGATCCTTCTTCTCTACCGTACCCTTGAACAGCTTGGACTGATCGAGGAAATCGTAAAGAATCTTTGCCTTCTTCTCATTGTGAGCCTTCATAGCCTCAAGGCCGCCCATCTTCTTTATCCACTTGAATACCTTGCCGCAGATATAGATACCGTAGCAGGGAGGAGTATTGTAAAGAGAATCGGCATCAGCCTGCGTCTTCCACTTGAGCATTGTAGGAGTTGCGGGGTTAACGTCATCTCTGATGAGGTCTTCACGGATTATAGCGATAACAACACCGGCAGGACCAACGTTCTTCTGAACACCGCCGTAGATAACGCCGTACTTTGTTACGTCTACAGGCTCTGATAAGAAGCAGGAAGATACATCGGCTACAAGATCCTTACCCTTTGTGTTGGGTAACTGCCAGAACTTTGTGCCGTAGATAGTATTGTTTTCGCAGATGTAAACGTAGTCTGCGTCTTCGGGAATATCAAGATCCGAGCAATCGGGGATATAAGAGAATGTCTTATCTGCCGATGATGCAACAGCTACAGCCTCGCCGTACTTCTGTGCCTCCTGATATGCCTTCTTAGCCCACTGACCTGTGATTATGTAAGCAGCCTTGCCGTTCTTCATAAGGTTCATGGGAACTGCGGCGAACTGCTGTGACGCACCGCCCTGTAAGAACAGAACCTTGTAGTTGTCGGGGATATTCATAAGGTCACGGATATCCTTTTCTGCTTCCTTTATAATTGCATCATATGCCTTTGAGCGGTGGGACATCTCCATAACGGACATACCCGTTCCTTTGTAGTCAAGCATTTCATCTGCTGCTTCTTTAAGTACCTCTTCGGGAAGTACCGCAGGACCTGCGCTAAAGTTGTAAACTCTCATTACCAAAAGCCTCCATGTTATATTACGGTGAATTACCGTGTTTCCGAATTCCGCTATGGCGAATTTCGCCTGCGTACTATATTATTATACTATCTAATTTGGGTATTGTCAATGACTTTTGCAATTCGGGCGGTGTTTTTTCGTCAAAAATGCCGAGTGGGTAAGAAAAAAGCGGCGGAACTATCCGCCGCCCAGTTTGTAGAAAAAGTCTGTTTTTGAAATAAACTTCTGATTTATTATCCCTATCCCCCTGCCCCCTTTCCCCCGGAAAGGGGGATTTTACTGGGGCTACCGCCCCTAGTCCCTGTCGGGGGCTCCGCCCCTGCGACCCCATTTTCAGAAAACACAAAGGTTTATCGACAGACTGAAGCAGCGGAACAATCCGCCGCAACAGGTTGTAGGAAAAAGACATTATCAAATATATCTATTTTATGCCATTAAGTATTTGCTACCGATAGTTCTTTTTGTCGGACAGCACTTCTCGGGTTCGCTATTCCATTTAATAACGTTGCTGCTATTCACGCGGGAGACAACCAAAGGGACTAGGGCAAGGGAGCTAGGCGCCCCCTCTCCCTATCCCTTAGGTTTTCTCCCTCGTGGCTCCCTCTTTCCTTACTCACACCCCCACTCCGCCTGGGGTGTTGGCGAAACTCGTAAAACTACCTGAACATTGTATATCTTGTCAATGCAGGGACGCTTAACGCTACACGTCCGCAGATTAGTACATATATCTCAGGTTAGTGGCGTTTTTTTGAAGGGTCAATGTCAGTGCAGTTGTACCGGTATACTCACGAAAATATTAACACCTTGTCAGTACGGAAAGTGTTTTCGGCGATGTCAGCAATAAATTTTACAGTACAGCTTTAATAAAATCATTTTATTTTATCTTTTAGAGATTTTGGACACGGTTATGTCCGCATTACAACTCTGAGCCGTAATTTTTTATGAAATCGTGATAGAAAACTATTCCTCGTTCAAGCGATTCTACGCTGAGGTTTTCGTTAATTGCGTGTGCGCTGTTAAGCTGTGCGCCCGTCATCATAAGCGGAACGAATCTCAGTACGCAGTCGCATATCTTCGTATAGTGACGTGAGTCGGTGCCTGCCAGCATTATATAAGGTATTCTCGGTATATCGCCGAAGGTTTCCTTTATTCTCTTGTTGACATACTTATACGCATAGCAGTTCATATCCGCAACAGGCGGAACGTCAAAGCCTGCCAGCATTTCCATAGAAATACCAAGCTTGTGGCACATCTTTCCGAGCTTTTTATACGACTGAGGTAAAGGCTCGTGCACCATAAAGCGACAGTTTGCGGTAACGCTTGCCTTTTCGGGAATCACGTTTGCGCCCTTGCTTCCCTCTGCCATAGTGAATATGCAGGTGGTCTTTACGACTGCTCCCGCAGGGCCGCCTATCCTGTGCATTATGTACGGTGCTATCGGGGCGAAAAGCCACAGATTTCCGTACAGCAGGCGGTGTCTGAAGTGGTGCATATATGGTGCCATAGCGTGATACTGCACTCTTGCGGGGTGGGTTATCCTTTTCTTGAACGGGTTTCTGTGTTCGATTATATACATCAGCTTTGACAGCTTTGCAAACGGGTTATTGTTGAACGGAACGCTTGCGTGACCACCTCTGCTCCTTGCGGTGAACTTTATGTTGGCTCTGCCCTTTTCGAGTATGCCTATCATTGCGTTGTGGGCTACCATTCTGCCCTTGATGCTGTCCTCGTATGACATTACAGAGCCGCCCTCGTCCATGACCAAATCAAAATGTATGCCCTTTTCATAAAGATATTCAACCGTCTTTACTGCGCCGTCGCCGGTTATTTCCTCGTTGTTGGAGCTTCCGACATAGACATCGCACACGGGGGTGAAGCCCTCTTTTATAAGCTCCTCTATGCTTTCGAGTATGGCGCATAATGCGCCCTTAGTATCGACCGTACCTCTGCCCCATATCTTGCCCTCGGCTATCTTGCCCGAAAAAGCGTCATACTTCCACTTTTCGCTGTCGGCAGGAACAACGTCCTGATGCGACATAAGGCATATCGGGTTGCGGTTCTTATCCTTGCCTCTCCATATAAACAGCAACGCTCCGTCAATATCGACACGCTCGCATACCCTGTGGATATTCGGGTACTGCTGTTCGAGCAGGTCGTGGAATTTATAAATCTCGGTGTTGTCGTTTCTGCCACGGATACTTACGGTAGGTACTTGTATAATCTTTGACAGATGCTCTGCGTGGGTGTCGCAGTCGATACCGTCCTTATACGGATCGAACGGCTTATCGTCCGCAAATTCTTTCTTCATAAATACGGCACGGAGTACCGCAATAAGAAACAGTACGGCATATACCGCAAGAAGTCCGAGTAAAACATACAGTACAATCAATAAAGGGTTCACGGTGATAATTCCTCAAATTATTTATTACGATAGCTGTTGCTGTAAGAACTGTAACAGTTATCGCTCTTTAATTGTACCATATTCACAAAAATTATGCAAGTATCTGCTTATTTTTTTACAGCGCCGAATATACAGTTTACAATCCCTATAAGAACACCGCCTATCGGATAACCTATCCAGCACAATTCCCAGTTATTAAAGCAGAATCCCATTATAAAAAGCACAATAGTCGCCGCAAGCATTATACCGCCGGATATAGCCGACATAAGTCTGTCTGCGAACGGCTTGTCGGGGTTATTTTCCTTGTTGTACTCTTCAATATCATACTTTGCATACTGCATACCGCCGTATATAAACATAGGCGCGGCAACGGTAACACATAAAAGCAGAACCGCCGCGCACAGCGCATCAAAGCTTTCCTCGGTCATAACATCAGGTACAACCTTGTCGACAAAGCTCTGCATTACCATCAATGCAATTACGCCGAACAGTACAAGCACCGTACCGCCGGCGATAACAGCGGGGAATTTATTTCTGAATGCCTTTATCTGCTCTACGCTGTAAAACGGCTTGATATTGGGATTTTCCTTGACATAGTTGTCGTGTCGTATGCCGCTTACTATAAATATCGCCGTGCCAACTGTCACAAACAGCATGAATATCGCCGCAGCTATGGTTTCATCAAGTCCCAGAACTACCGTAAAAAGCAGTGTGGTAACACCTGCAAGCACAATTGCAGTACCAAGACAGATAGCACTTGTAAAGCTGTTCATTTCCTTATCATATCCTGCGGCATCTTCCGTAAAGTTTTCTTCAGCACTGCCCTTAATCAGTTCGTCAAGCGTGCAGCCAAAGTAATCGCTCAGCGTGATAAGCTTATCAGTTTCGGGAAACGCAGTGTCAGATTCCCACTTTGACACAGTCTGACGTGACACGTTCATAAACTCTGCCAAATCCTCCTGCGTCATATTTTTTTGCTTTCTGTAAAACTGAATATTTGTTCCTAAGCTCATATATACATATCCTTTCCGACAGCTTTTCTGTCTGTCGTCATATTAGCATAATCGGCGTGCAAGGTCTATAAACTTCATGTTGCTTTTGAATATTTTCATGTAAATTTGCGGTTGCGTTGGCTTCGCAGAGCCGTTTTCGACTTGTTTCACTTTGCGCCCCAGATACAGCAAACGGCAGAAAGCATACACCCTCTGCCGTAAGAATATTTTGTAAATTTTAAGCAATCAGTCTATCGGGTCGCCTTTAAGCTCTTCTTCGGTAAGCTTGATCGTTGACTTGTCGGGGGCTTCGACGTTCATAAACTTTCCGACAAAGGTTGACAGAATAAGTCCTGCGATTATCGGAAGATAGAACGTTAAGAATCTCCATATAAATGTTGAGATACCGACATATTTCGTGCCGTCCGAGCCGATGAATATATTGCTGAAGAACAGCGTATAGCTTCCCTCCGCCGCACCAAGCGCACCCGGCAGTGGCATAAAACCGGAAATCATCAGAACGAATGCCTGACAGGAAATAATCGTCAGATAATCCGTACCCGAAAGTCCGAAGCCGAGATAAATTACATACGAGATTGAGAAGTAAGCCGTGAGCTGAATTACATTATAAATGATAAGTCTTATGATAAGCCACGGTTTTTTCTTGATGAACACGAAATTATCATGATATTCGTCTACAATTTCCTCTACGGACTTGATTTTCTTTATCTTGTCTTCCTCGCTCTTTATAAAGCGGAACTTGAAAATGTGTATCTTTGCAAGAAGTTTTACAGCCCATACAGCCATCTTCTTTACGGGCTTCTTGAAAAACGCCAGCATAAAAAGCAGTATTATTACGATAGTATTTATGATAAATCCAAGAATTACAAGCGCCATAAGCGGTGCGTAGTCGGTAGAGAAATTATTGAAACGGGCTATAAGCACCACAGCGGAATAGCCTGTCAGCACAAACTGATACATTATGAATTTGCTCAGCAGAGATGTCATTGCGTGTGACATAGGAACGCCGAACTTCGTGAAGTAATACACCTGCATAGGCTGACCGCCCGTTGATGACGGAGTGATGCAGTTGAAATACTGACCGAGCAGGGTCGTCATAAATGTTCTGCTGAACTTTGCCTTAGGGTATGTAGCCCTCAGTGCCGCATGAACGCCGAGCGCCTCCAGCAGCCAGTATACTATCATAAGGCCCATCGCTATGAACAGGAATCCGACATTTATCTTCTGAATTGAATTGACAAGATTATCAAATCCGTCCACAAAATACACATAGAAGATCATGAATACGAATGCAATTGCGCAAATAATAAGATTCAGCTTATTCGATTTTTTCTTTTTCATTAAGCCTCCCGGATTTGAATAAAGGCATTTCTCAGTCTTTACACATATAACCCAATTTTACAATAACATTATAATTATATCTCATAATGCAGTTTTTGTCAATGAGAAAAAGGTCGATATATGACGTGTGTGTCACAAGGTCGCTCAAACCGCAGAAAATCGGGGATGCAAAGAGTTTTTGCCGTAACGGGTCGTTTTTCATCATTACTTTAAGTAATGGTGCTATTCAATATATAAATATCGAAAATGCTTGAATTTTTTCCGCCAATCTGCTATACTTATGTGTGGCGATTTGAAGCGTCTGTATTTTTACAGATGCTCCCATATATAACGAAAGGAAAGGTTTTTTCAATGTATAAAATACTCAAAAGACGTCAGCTCAACGAAAACGTTGTACTGATGGAGGTAGACGCTCCCTTCATTGCGAAGAAGGCGTTGGCAGGTCAGTTCATCATTCTGCGTGTTGACGAAAAGGGCGAGAGAATACCTCTTACCATTTCAGACTATGACAGAGAAAAGGGTACTATTACAATCATATTCCAGATAGTAGGTCAGACTACTATGCTTTTATCACAGCTCAAGGAGGGCGACGCACTGCTCGACTTTGTAGGCCCTCTCGGCAAGGCAACAGACTTTGAGGGTGCAAAGAAGGTATGTGTTATCGGCGGCGGCGTAGGTAACGCTATCGCTTATCCTTCTGCAAAGCAGTTATTCAACGAAGGTGTTGAGGTTGATGTTATCGCCGGCTTCAGAAACAAGGATATAGTTATCCTTGAGGACGAATTCAAGAAGGCAAGCACAAACTTCTATATCACGACAGATGACGGCTCATACGGCGAAAAGGGCTTTGTTACAAACAAGCTCCAGAGCCTTATTGACGCAGGCAACAAGTACGATCTCGTTGTTGCGATAGGTCCTGTACCTATGATGAAGTTTGTCTGTGAGGTTACCCGTCCTTACGGCATTAAGACGCTTGTATCACTCAATCCTATTATGATCGACGGTACAGGTATGTGCGGCGGCTGCCGTGTAAATGTCGGCGGAGAAATCAAGTTTGCGTGTGTTGACGGCCCTGACTTTGACGGTCATTTAGTAAACTTTGACGAGCTGATGAAGCGTAACTCGACATACAAGGAAAAAGAAGCTCACGACAGAGAACACTGCAGACTTTACAAGGCTGAGCAGTAAGGAAAGGACGATAAGAAAATGCCTAATATGTCATTAACTAAGGTTCCTATGCCCGAACAGGACCCTAACGTAAGAAACAAGAACTTCCTCGAAGTTGCAATGGGATATACAGAAGAAATGGCAATGGAAGAAGCATCACGTTGCCTTAACTGTAAGAACAAGCCCTGCGTAAGCGGTTGCCCCGTTAACGTAAGAATACCCGAATTT
This window of the [Eubacterium] siraeum genome carries:
- a CDS encoding M20/M25/M40 family metallo-hydrolase, whose translation is MIVLYVLLGLLAVYAVLFLIAVLRAVFMKKEFADDKPFDPYKDGIDCDTHAEHLSKIIQVPTVSIRGRNDNTEIYKFHDLLEQQYPNIHRVCERVDIDGALLFIWRGKDKNRNPICLMSHQDVVPADSEKWKYDAFSGKIAEGKIWGRGTVDTKGALCAILESIEELIKEGFTPVCDVYVGSSNNEEITGDGAVKTVEYLYEKGIHFDLVMDEGGSVMSYEDSIKGRMVAHNAMIGILEKGRANIKFTARSRGGHASVPFNNNPFAKLSKLMYIIEHRNPFKKRITHPARVQYHAMAPYMHHFRHRLLYGNLWLFAPIAPYIMHRIGGPAGAVVKTTCIFTMAEGSKGANVIPEKASVTANCRFMVHEPLPQSYKKLGKMCHKLGISMEMLAGFDVPPVADMNCYAYKYVNKRIKETFGDIPRIPYIMLAGTDSRHYTKICDCVLRFVPLMMTGAQLNSAHAINENLSVESLERGIVFYHDFIKNYGSEL
- a CDS encoding helix-turn-helix domain-containing protein; translated protein: MSLGTNIQFYRKQKNMTQEDLAEFMNVSRQTVSKWESDTAFPETDKLITLSDYFGCTLDELIKGSAEENFTEDAAGYDKEMNSFTSAICLGTAIVLAGVTTLLFTVVLGLDETIAAAIFMLFVTVGTAIFIVSGIRHDNYVKENPNIKPFYSVEQIKAFRNKFPAVIAGGTVLVLFGVIALMVMQSFVDKVVPDVMTEESFDALCAAVLLLCVTVAAPMFIYGGMQYAKYDIEEYNKENNPDKPFADRLMSAISGGIMLAATIVLFIMGFCFNNWELCWIGYPIGGVLIGIVNCIFGAVKK
- a CDS encoding flippase-like domain-containing protein, translated to MKKKKSNKLNLIICAIAFVFMIFYVYFVDGFDNLVNSIQKINVGFLFIAMGLMIVYWLLEALGVHAALRATYPKAKFSRTFMTTLLGQYFNCITPSSTGGQPMQVYYFTKFGVPMSHAMTSLLSKFIMYQFVLTGYSAVVLIARFNNFSTDYAPLMALVILGFIINTIVIILLFMLAFFKKPVKKMAVWAVKLLAKIHIFKFRFIKSEEDKIKKIKSVEEIVDEYHDNFVFIKKKPWLIIRLIIYNVIQLTAYFSISYVIYLGFGLSGTDYLTIISCQAFVLMISGFMPLPGALGAAEGSYTLFFSNIFIGSDGTKYVGISTFIWRFLTFYLPIIAGLILSTFVGKFMNVEAPDKSTIKLTEEELKGDPID
- a CDS encoding sulfide/dihydroorotate dehydrogenase-like FAD/NAD-binding protein produces the protein MYKILKRRQLNENVVLMEVDAPFIAKKALAGQFIILRVDEKGERIPLTISDYDREKGTITIIFQIVGQTTMLLSQLKEGDALLDFVGPLGKATDFEGAKKVCVIGGGVGNAIAYPSAKQLFNEGVEVDVIAGFRNKDIVILEDEFKKASTNFYITTDDGSYGEKGFVTNKLQSLIDAGNKYDLVVAIGPVPMMKFVCEVTRPYGIKTLVSLNPIMIDGTGMCGGCRVNVGGEIKFACVDGPDFDGHLVNFDELMKRNSTYKEKEAHDREHCRLYKAEQ